From Planifilum fulgidum:
TCCCCTTGCTCCACTGGATGGTCTTCCCCGTTTTCGACCCGTCTTTTTCGCGCAGCTCATCCACCCAGGGTCCCGTCGCATTGACCACCTTTTTGGCATAAATCCGGTGGGACTCGCCGGTCAAGGTGTCGACCACCTCGGCCCCGGCCACTTTCCCGTCCCGGTAAAGCAGGTTTTCCGCCTTGGCGTAATTGGCGGCAAGAGCGCCCCGCTTCACCGCCTCCTTCAACACCTCCAGCGTCAGCCGGGCGTCGTCGGTCCGGTACTCCACATAGAGTCCGGCTCCCTTCAATCCCTCCTTTCTCAACAGCGGCTCCCGCTGGAGCGTTTCCTTCGGACTCAGCATCCTTCTCCGCTCTTCCTTCTTCACCCCGGCCAGACGGTCGTACACGAACAACCCGATCGAAATGCCCGCCCTGCCGAAGGTGCCTCCTTCAATGACCGGCAGCAGCATCCATTCCGGTGTCGTCACATGGGGGCCGTTTTCATAGACGATCGCCCGCTCCTTTCCCACCTCGGCGACCAGCCCGATTTCCAGCTGTTTCAGATACCGGAGCCCTCCGTGAACCAGCTTGGTCGAACGGCTCGAGGTGCCCGCGGCAAAATCCTGCATTTCGACAAGCCCCACGGAAAGCCCCCTCGTCCGGGCGTCCAGGGCGATTCCCGCCCCGGTGATCCCCCCTCCGATGACAAGCAGGTCCAGCTCTTTTTCCGCCATCGCCCGCAGATGATCCGAACGCTTCAGGCCGGAAAACGGCTGTTTCAACGCATCCACCCCTTTCACGGAAAAAACCACAATTCCCCGTGCATCCGCACGAAGCATTGTGGTCTTCTCCCGTCTCATCCAACTTATTAACTTTTCCCGAAATCAAGTGAGAAAAGGCACTTTCATTATTCCTGTTCCCTTTTCTCCGGGCGATAAACCCCGGACTGCATCTGTTCCCATATCTCCCGGCGCGAGGTGGTCACCGCCACCGCCCCCGCTTCCAGGGCGGCGCAAACCTCCTCCCGGCTCCGGATCAAACCGCCGGCCAGGATGGGGATATCCACCCGCTGCCGTACCTCCCGAATGATGTGGGGAAGGATGCCGGGCAACACCTCGATGTAATCCGGACGGAAGGAATCCAGCAGCCGGTAGCCGGTCTCCATGGCATGGCTGTCCAGAAGGAACATCCGCTGAATCGCCATCAGCGACCGCTTTTTTGCCACCTGGACCACCTGGGTGCGGGTGGAAATCAAGCCGGCGGGGCGGATCTGCTGGCACAAAAATTCCGCCGCGTGTTCGTCGTTTCTCAGTCCCTTGATCAAATCCACATGCAGCAGCACCTTTTTGTTCCGCCTCTTCGCCATGGACACCAGGGACTGGAGCTGCGCCGCGTGACTATCCAGCAGGATCAAATATTCGTACGGGGATTTGAGCATCCGTTCGAAGTCCTTGACGCTCCTCGCCGCTGGCACAATCTTCTGATTCCCCAATCGCATTTTTCCGCTCCCCCAAGGCCTTGACGACGCCCGCCGAAGGGCACGGTTTAGCCATACCTCCGGGCTTCTTCCTTATCTGGCGGCTTGCGGACGAAAGTCCGCCAGGGCATGCTGACCGATCTCCGGGACCGGGGCGGAAAACGATTTTCCGCATCCCGCTCCGTCCCGGAAAACATCCTTTCCACCGATACTCTTTTTCGATCATTCTTGAAAAATTTCCTTCACGTGGAAACTGTCACCTTCGGTACATGATCAAAAGCGCAAGTCCGTAAAGAACCCACGCGGCCGTCCCCAAAGCCGCTCCCGAAAACGTCAGCGCTCCCTGACCCAAACCGGTTCCGAGGGCCAATAGCACCGCTCCCGCGGCGGAACCCGTCAAGGAGACCACCGTCATCCTCCGGGGCATCATCTCTTGCAAAGCGGGAATCCGCTTCGAAGAATCCTTCGCCGCCCCATGGCCGTAGCGCCCCATCCAGCGTAAAAAGAGAAGAATCTTGGCCATGAAGGCGCCAATGTTCCATTGCAGAAATCCCAGCAGGGACAGCAAGAGGCCGGAAGCCGCCCAATTCTCCCGGAGGCCGCCCAGGGAGGCAAACGCCCACGCCGCCACCACCGGCCATCCTCCGTACAGCCCCCCGAGAATCCATTTCAGCACCCACTCCACTTCCCGCCGGCGACGATGGCGAAAATGGCGATACAAGTCAACCAGCACCCAGGCATAGCCGATCAAGTAAAGGAGCCACCCGGCGGCCGACAGTCCCCCGGACACCGCGACCCTTCCGCCCGCTTTCAGCGCTTCTCCCGCAAGCACCGCCGCCATTCCGGCAAGCACCAGGAAGCCCGGGCCGCTTTTGCGCAATCCCTTGTACCGGGAAGAGACGAAAAACCCCATCAGACGGGGACTGATCAGGAGGATCAAGGTGGTGAACCAACCGACAATCCCCGACATCATGTGCAACGGCAGGGTCCCCTCCCCCGCCGGAAACCGGCCGAGGGACATGGAGACCCCCAGCAAAACAGTGACAAAGAAGAAAGGAAAGGCGGCCGCGAGCAGCAGCGCCTCGCCCTTCTTTTTCAAGGTCCGCAGGGTTTGTCCAAGATTCCACAAAAGAATGACGGTCGACAGGATCAAAAGCAGCCCGCCGACCGCGGCGATGCGCCACACATCGACAAGGAAGCCCAGGGGGAGGGCGACGGCGCCGAGCACGATCAAGGCGTACTGAACATAGCCGAGCCGAATCGAGTACAGTCGGCCCTGAAAGGCGACGGGCACGATTTGCAGCATCGCCCCGTGCACCACGATCATCGCATATCCGATCACGAACAGGTGAACCGCCGCCAGGAGCGAAGAATCGAGCCACCTGCCCCGGGAGAGGGACTCCGCCGCCTGAATCAAGAAAAACCAGCAGGCGCCGAGAAATCCGACCCCGGTCAGCATGTACACTCGGGTGATCCGAAAGCGGGATGACAGGAAATTCTGATTCGTCGCAGACATCGGTGTTCCCCCTTCACCCCCGGGTCAAAGCGCTGTTTTTTCACGAAAACCTATTTCCGATATCCCAGTTCGGGAAAATCGGTGACGATCCCGTCCACGCCGAGGGCGATCATGCGATCCGCTTCTTCCTTCGTCTGAATGGTCCACGGAGTGATCTTCATGCCCAGGTTGTGGATGCGCCGGACCAGATCCTCATCCACCAGCATCTGGTTGGGATTCACATAATCCGCATAGCGGGCAAAATCGGCCAGCTCCTCATCGCTCACCCCGTCCCGGTAATCGCCGTAGCTGAGGAGAACCCCCACCGGCACCGAAGGCAAAAGGCGGTGGAACTTTTTCACCGAATCGTGTCCAAAGGATTGGACGATCACTTTTCCGTTATTGGGCCGGTGCATGTTCCGCTTTTTCAGGGCATTGGCCACCTTTTCCTCGATTCCGGGATACAGTTCGGGGTTTTTGATTTCGATCAGGATGCCGATCTTCCCCCGGTACCGGTCGAGCACCTCCTCCAGGGTGGGAATCCTTTCACCGGCAAACTCCGGCCCGAACCAGCTCCCCGCATCCAGCCGCTTCAGTTCCTTCAGGGTGAGATCCCCCACCCGGCCGGTTCCGTCGGTGGTTCGATCCACGGTGGCGTCGTGGATGACCACCAGGTGGCCGTCCTTGCTCATCTGCACATCCAACTCGAAGAAGTCCGCCTTCATTTTCACGGCCTTGTCAAAGGCCGCCAGGGTGTTTTCCGGCGCATGGCCCGAAGCGCCCCGGTGGGCGATGTTCAAAAACGAATCCTTGGCCTCGGCTCCGGGTCCGCCCACCCCAAAGGCGCTCCACACCAACAACGTCAGCAAGGAAACGAGCAGCCAAAATCTCCCGCGAAACATCGGATCTCCCCCTTCCCGATGATTCGGGCGATTCGCCCGGTTCTGGTTCCGATTATATATATACGGGGGAATCCAAAAATTTTATCACCTTGAAATCACCGGAAGGATGATGGCGGAGGGGTACTGTTTGCTGTGGTAGACCGTCTGTTCCGCCACTTCCATGTCGGTGCTCCGTCCCAGGGGCGCGCCGGTGTTCAAATTGCGGTCATACTTGGGAAAGGCGCTGGAGGCGATCTCCACGCGGATGCGGTGCCCCTTCTTGAACACGTGGGAAGTATTCCAAAGATCGATCTCAAACCGGTAAACGCGCCCCGGCTCGAGCAGCTCCGGACGATCCATCCCCTTGCGAAAGCGGCCCCGCACCATGCCGTCCGTCAACCGCTGGGCAAACCCGTTCGGCCACACATCCAATAGTTTTGCCATGAAATCGGTGTCCCTGGCGCTGGTGGAGGCGAACAGCTCCATCCGGACCGGCCCGGTCACCTCCAGATCCTCCTCCAGGGGAGGCGTGGTGTACACCAGCACGTCATCCCTCCGCTCGACGGCGGAATAATCGTCGGGGCCGCCGATCTGGGCGGAGGTCATCTCGGTGATGTAGGGCACGGGATCGGCGGGGTCGTACCGGAACCGGTCAAAGGGCGCCTCTCCCTCCGCCGGGGGATCGGTGCACAGGCGGCCGTCGCCGAAGCGGCTGTTGGCCCGCCCGCCGCTGCGGAGGTAATACCGGGTCCACCGGGTGTCGGGAAGGGGCCAATCCTCCTCCTCCCGCCACCGGTTTTCCCCCATGACGAAAATGCGGACCGGGGGCTCGTCCATAATCCCGTTTTCCTTTCCCTTCAACCAATAGTCGAACCACCGAAGCTGGTATCCCAAGAGATCGATGACGGACTCCGGCCCGAAATCGATCTCTCCCAGGCGGGTGGAACGGTTGATCCGGTGCGGCCAGGGGCCCATGATCAGCTTTTGGCTGCGCCGGGCCCGCTCCGTGGCGGCATGGCGGACCATGCCCATGTAGTTGAGGGGCGTGCCCACCTGCTCGTCGTCGTACCAGCCGGAGATGTGGAGCACGGGCAGGTCCAACTCGTGAAAGCGGTCCTGATAACAGATCTCCTTCCACCAATCGTCCAGCTGCGGATGGCGAATCTCCTCCCGCCAGTGGGGGAGGGACTTTCCCGTCAGCTCGTCCATGGTTTCCAGGGGCAGATGCCAATAGATCCGCTCCCAGTCGATCACGTCCACATTCTGCATCACCCGTCCGCTGGTCATGTAGAGCCAACACAGGTGATGGGGCGTGGGCACCCCCGTCGGCCATTCCACAAAGGGATCCGACGGGGAAACGATGCTGATCATCGCCTTCAGGTGGGGCGGATGGTGCAAGGCGGCCAACCACTGAATCCGCGCCAGATACGACGCTCCCATGGTGCCGACCGCGCCGCTGCACCAGGGTTGGGCCGCCGCCCATTCGATGCTGTCGTATCCGTCGCGCCCCTCGTTCCGGTAGGGGACGAACTCCCCGTCGGAATCGCCCCGGCCGCGCACATCCATGTACACCACCCCGTAACCGCGGGATGCGAAAAAGCGGGCCGTGGCGTCAATCTCATCGCTGGTCTTCCCGTAAGGCGTCCGGACCACGATGGCCGGAACCTTTTCCTCCGAACGGGGACGGTACACATCCGCGGAGAGGGTGATGCCGTCCCGCATCGGCACCCGGACATCCCGCTGCACCATGACCTCCCGAGTTTCAGATCTTGCACGGCTCATGCCGATCCTCCTTTTCACGTTCGCATCTCCCTTGAAGTCCGGGGGGTTCCCGGCGGGACCGAAGCCCCCTGAATCACTTCCCCCTTTCCCTCCCCGGATCCTCTTTCCCGCCGCTGACCCGGGGGATATCAAAATGGTATACTGAAAGAGGCCAAAAACTTCGGGGGCGGACCGGCCCCACTTCCTGAAAGGGAGCAAAAAACCATGCTGTTCGCCAATAAAATCAACAAGCTCCGCACCTTCGGCCTGTTGTTCATCTTCTTGGGCTTCGGCGCCATGTATCTCGGCTTTCTGTGGCCTTCCCTGCACAGCCTCTTTTTCATCCTGGGACTGCTCGTCATCCTCGGGGGTGTGGGCATCTACTTCTGGACCGGCATCCTCTCCATGCAGGCCGTCCAAATCGAGTGCCCCAAGTGCGGAAGGATCACCAAGATCCTAGGTAAAATGGACCAATGCGCCCATTGCAAGGTCTATCTTTCCCTCGACCCCAGGCACGCGCCGAAGGAAAACCCGTCCCAGCCGCCTTCCGCCAAATGAACGGCATCGGACAGGGGGCGCACCTTTTTCAGCTTTTCCCGGGACTCCGAGGGACGGGACATGCGCGCAAAGGACGCTAAAACCCCCGTATCAGGGGGTTTTTTTGGTTTAGAGAGATGTTATTACCAAAGACATATTTTTCCGAAAGTCATTTTTTTATGTCAATTCCAACTGTATAATGATACGTAGCGTACCCCAGGATCGACATTCTTCGCGGGAAACCAGTATCGTCCGGGAAAATCGGCGTTGGATACGACCTTGAAAAAAGTCCGATCGCTTCGCCGCCGGTCTTCCATCATCCGTCACCCATTCCTCTCGTTTTTTGTCAATTCCCCCAATTTTCTTTACCCGAACCGCCCCTGCCCGGACGCATCCATCACCTCATTTCTTTCAAGGGGGGCCTTTATGTGGCAGAAACCTCAAAACCTCCTGGAAATGCTGCATTTCACCGTCAAGCGACATCCCGGCAAACAAGCCGTCCTGTGGAAGGAAGAAGGCCGATGCCGCAGCCTTGACTACTTCGAACTGTGGGACCAGATCCGTCAGTTGGCCTTCGCCCTGCGCCAAATGGGCGTCCAGCGGAACACCAAGGTGGCCATCGTCGCCGAAAACGGCCCCCGCTGGTTGATAAGCGACTTCGCCATCCTCAGCCTCGGCGCGGTCACCGTTCCGATTCATCCGTCCCTGAACGGCAATCAGATCCGCGCCATCCTGCAGGACGCCGACGCGGAAGTGGCCATCGTGCAGAACCGGGAAATGGCGGAGCGCGTGAAAAACTGGCCGGAACGGGTCAAAAAGGTGATCCTGATGGAGGCATCCGCCTCCGACCACCCCCTGATGATCCCCTTCAACACGGCGATGGATCAGGGAAAGGCGTGCCCCATCATCGACCGTTGGGGATGGCAAAGCCTGGGCCGGAACGATCTGGCCACCATCGTGTACACCTCCGGAACGACGGGCGATCCCAGGGGCGTGATGCTCTCCCACGGAAACATCCTGGCCGATGTGGAAAACCTCCGGCACTTTGTTCCGGTCACCC
This genomic window contains:
- a CDS encoding glycerol-3-phosphate responsive antiterminator, which codes for MRLGNQKIVPAARSVKDFERMLKSPYEYLILLDSHAAQLQSLVSMAKRRNKKVLLHVDLIKGLRNDEHAAEFLCQQIRPAGLISTRTQVVQVAKKRSLMAIQRMFLLDSHAMETGYRLLDSFRPDYIEVLPGILPHIIREVRQRVDIPILAGGLIRSREEVCAALEAGAVAVTTSRREIWEQMQSGVYRPEKREQE
- a CDS encoding glycerophosphodiester phosphodiesterase yields the protein MFRGRFWLLVSLLTLLVWSAFGVGGPGAEAKDSFLNIAHRGASGHAPENTLAAFDKAVKMKADFFELDVQMSKDGHLVVIHDATVDRTTDGTGRVGDLTLKELKRLDAGSWFGPEFAGERIPTLEEVLDRYRGKIGILIEIKNPELYPGIEEKVANALKKRNMHRPNNGKVIVQSFGHDSVKKFHRLLPSVPVGVLLSYGDYRDGVSDEELADFARYADYVNPNQMLVDEDLVRRIHNLGMKITPWTIQTKEEADRMIALGVDGIVTDFPELGYRK
- a CDS encoding CocE/NonD family hydrolase, which gives rise to MSRARSETREVMVQRDVRVPMRDGITLSADVYRPRSEEKVPAIVVRTPYGKTSDEIDATARFFASRGYGVVYMDVRGRGDSDGEFVPYRNEGRDGYDSIEWAAAQPWCSGAVGTMGASYLARIQWLAALHHPPHLKAMISIVSPSDPFVEWPTGVPTPHHLCWLYMTSGRVMQNVDVIDWERIYWHLPLETMDELTGKSLPHWREEIRHPQLDDWWKEICYQDRFHELDLPVLHISGWYDDEQVGTPLNYMGMVRHAATERARRSQKLIMGPWPHRINRSTRLGEIDFGPESVIDLLGYQLRWFDYWLKGKENGIMDEPPVRIFVMGENRWREEEDWPLPDTRWTRYYLRSGGRANSRFGDGRLCTDPPAEGEAPFDRFRYDPADPVPYITEMTSAQIGGPDDYSAVERRDDVLVYTTPPLEEDLEVTGPVRMELFASTSARDTDFMAKLLDVWPNGFAQRLTDGMVRGRFRKGMDRPELLEPGRVYRFEIDLWNTSHVFKKGHRIRVEIASSAFPKYDRNLNTGAPLGRSTDMEVAEQTVYHSKQYPSAIILPVISR
- a CDS encoding DUF2614 family zinc ribbon-containing protein produces the protein MLFANKINKLRTFGLLFIFLGFGAMYLGFLWPSLHSLFFILGLLVILGGVGIYFWTGILSMQAVQIECPKCGRITKILGKMDQCAHCKVYLSLDPRHAPKENPSQPPSAK